A stretch of the Polaribacter pacificus genome encodes the following:
- the wecB gene encoding non-hydrolyzing UDP-N-acetylglucosamine 2-epimerase yields the protein MTSNGTDLMKNQRKKVLVVFGTRPEAIKMAPLVKLLKEEAGFETKVCLTAQHREMLDQVLDFFKIIPDFDLDLMKPNQSLNELASRILSKIDVVLNNFKPDLVLVHGDTTTSSMVALAAFHKQIKIGHVEAGLRTYDKTAPFPEEINRQITGRLADFHFSPTKKSADNLIEIEKVDKKTVFITGNTVIDALLWGLKHINEHRDEIVNLKQKINSKKKLILITGHRRENFGDKFKEFCKALLELAKRDDVQLIYPVHLNPNVQDVVYKMLSEHTNILLIHPLDYEVFIWLMNQSYFIITDSGGVQEEAPSLGKPVLVTRDVTERQEAVESGVVKLVGTDYAKILKESEILLDNKVAYNNMCKSSNPYGDGKASKKILKTILEVN from the coding sequence ATGACTAGTAATGGTACAGATTTAATGAAAAATCAAAGAAAAAAGGTATTGGTAGTTTTTGGAACTAGACCAGAAGCAATTAAGATGGCTCCACTGGTTAAGCTCTTAAAAGAGGAGGCAGGTTTTGAAACCAAAGTTTGTTTGACGGCTCAGCATAGAGAAATGTTAGATCAAGTCCTAGATTTTTTTAAAATCATACCCGATTTTGATTTGGACCTCATGAAGCCAAATCAATCATTAAATGAATTAGCTTCAAGAATTCTATCTAAAATTGATGTAGTACTAAATAACTTTAAACCAGATTTAGTTTTGGTGCATGGAGACACCACTACAAGTAGTATGGTTGCTTTGGCGGCATTTCATAAACAAATAAAAATTGGACACGTAGAAGCAGGGTTGAGAACGTATGATAAAACTGCACCTTTTCCTGAAGAAATTAATAGACAAATAACAGGAAGATTAGCAGATTTTCATTTTTCTCCAACTAAAAAATCTGCAGATAATTTAATTGAGATAGAAAAGGTTGATAAAAAAACTGTTTTTATTACAGGCAATACAGTTATCGATGCACTTTTGTGGGGACTTAAACATATTAATGAGCATCGAGATGAAATTGTAAATTTGAAGCAAAAAATCAACTCGAAAAAAAAGCTTATTTTAATCACTGGGCATCGGCGAGAAAATTTTGGAGATAAATTTAAAGAATTTTGTAAAGCTCTTTTAGAGTTGGCCAAGAGAGATGATGTACAATTGATATATCCAGTACATTTAAACCCAAACGTTCAAGATGTCGTTTATAAAATGTTGTCAGAACATACAAACATCTTATTAATACATCCATTGGATTATGAGGTTTTTATTTGGTTAATGAATCAATCGTATTTTATTATTACAGATAGTGGAGGTGTTCAAGAAGAAGCTCCTTCTTTAGGAAAACCGGTCTTGGTTACAAGAGATGTTACGGAAAGACAAGAAGCTGTAGAATCTGGTGTAGTTAAATTAGTAGGCACTGATTATGCAAAAATACTTAAAGAATCAGAGATTTTACTTGATAATAAAGTTGCTTATAATAACATGTGTAAATCAAGTAACCCTTATGGTGATGGAAAAGCAAGTAAGAAAATTTTAAAGACGATATTAGAGGTTAATTAA
- a CDS encoding glycosyltransferase family 4 protein: MSKKNILLSSKAIPSDQIGSWNVLLTNLVKKETSFFDKIISPYPSSVIERVNVPVETNNILTVFLSKFNSYYAKKTYWKKLKENITSTEIVNVIIFDDIKILQTINHYAKKARIRKQINIIYFIRGYRFDVPVDHRNNIYNCIDKLVIQTESSYKIQLQENHTIPCEVVLLPNGIDSKVFYQLQPKDKEELRHKLGFDNGKMYFLWVSQDRPKKGLSIVLKAWENIIQKHTDVELLILGTHNEVKGKQITWLGRKKNKQLARYYQSTDFYIFSSLCHEGHPLSLTEALKSGAKCLASDIDPISEVLHDGDLGYLVKNPHFVDSWVNAINDVLTNDINFNMNNTDLIKLYNDKEWIANFKEILN; encoded by the coding sequence ATGTCTAAAAAAAATATTCTATTATCAAGTAAAGCGATACCATCTGATCAAATTGGGAGTTGGAATGTATTGTTAACTAACTTAGTTAAGAAAGAGACTTCTTTTTTTGATAAAATTATAAGTCCATACCCTTCTTCCGTAATTGAGCGAGTTAATGTACCTGTTGAAACTAATAATATTTTAACAGTTTTCTTGTCTAAGTTTAATAGTTATTATGCTAAAAAAACATATTGGAAAAAACTCAAAGAAAACATTACTAGTACTGAAATAGTTAATGTTATTATTTTTGACGACATAAAAATCTTACAAACAATTAATCATTACGCTAAAAAAGCTCGTATCAGAAAGCAGATAAATATTATTTATTTTATAAGAGGCTATAGGTTTGATGTTCCAGTAGACCATAGAAACAACATCTATAACTGCATAGATAAATTAGTCATTCAAACAGAATCATCCTATAAAATACAGCTACAAGAAAATCATACTATTCCTTGTGAAGTAGTTTTACTACCAAACGGTATTGACTCAAAAGTTTTTTATCAATTACAACCCAAAGACAAAGAAGAGTTAAGGCATAAATTAGGGTTTGATAATGGCAAAATGTATTTTTTATGGGTTTCTCAAGACAGGCCAAAAAAAGGATTATCAATCGTTTTAAAAGCTTGGGAGAACATCATTCAAAAGCATACAGATGTTGAGCTTCTCATACTCGGAACTCACAATGAAGTTAAAGGAAAACAAATTACCTGGTTGGGTAGAAAGAAGAATAAACAATTAGCAAGATATTATCAGTCAACAGATTTTTATATATTCTCTTCCTTGTGTCATGAAGGTCATCCATTAAGTTTAACAGAAGCATTAAAATCAGGAGCAAAATGTTTAGCGTCAGATATAGATCCAATATCTGAGGTATTGCACGACGGTGATTTAGGTTATTTAGTCAAAAATCCACATTTTGTTGATAGTTGGGTAAATGCCATTAATGATGTGTTAACTAATGACATCAATTTTAATATGAATAATACTGATTTGAT